One Dioscorea cayenensis subsp. rotundata cultivar TDr96_F1 chromosome 19, TDr96_F1_v2_PseudoChromosome.rev07_lg8_w22 25.fasta, whole genome shotgun sequence genomic window, ACCAATCATATAATTCAGGAGCATCCTTTTTACGGCAGAGAAGAAAATTCTTCACAAACATCTTCTCCGAGTAGGACATTGTGGACAACAGGCTATAATTCACATTATTTAATCTTTTCGATTTCAAGACTTGCATGACATGATATCGAGGAATCAACCTCTTCTCCAAGCTAAACATGAGAAGTGTCGGACTCTGAGCAAGTTCCGATGGCTTGCAACCAGCTTCGTTCACTAAGAAatcaatcttcttcttcaacattGTCTCAGAAACCGTTAGGAATATTGGGTTCTTCTGAAACGCCAAGAGGAAATCTGCCTCCGACCACCCCAAACTCTTCAGAACTTCCAACTTACCGTCAAACTTTGTTTTGGAGACCATCCGAAGAGTGTTAAGAGCCCAAACAAACATCCTAGAGTCACGACGTATCCCCATTCCCTCAACCTTCTCAGCTAATTCCTTCAGCTCGTCAGGCTTTTGAGCAAGGAATCTTGGGTGTCTTTGCACAATCAAAGTGATCCTTTCATTTGAAACACCGAATTCCCGCAGGAATGCAAGGTTTGGTAGCGCCCTCTGCTCCAAACTAAAACTAAGTATACATTGCTTTCCCCTCAAGGATTTGCTCATAAGCTCAAAAGAACCAAGAATCTCTTCCCAGAACTCAATCTTCGGCCGCACATTGCGCTCAAAATTGCACCCGAGGACCATATAATTGGAAAGGATTAGATGAACAAGCTCCTGACCTGAGAAGCCAAGGCTCTGCAAACCTTCAAACTTTGGCTTCAAGTTCCTTTCAACATTACAGCAAAGAGCTTTTGGATACAAAGATACGAGCTTTTTGATCTGGGAATCATCAAAACTATAACTTTTCAAGAAATCCAACACTGTTTCAGCCTTTTCAAGGAATTTGAGACGGTCAAGGTGCTTGGAGGCCCAAGCTGCTTTCTCCCGAGAGAAGCCAAATCTGCTCAACAGGTAGTCCACCACAATGGATTGGGTTTTGGTAATTGTCTTGCTATGAATTATGGTAGTAGAGAAGCAAAAGGTATATGAATACAAGATATTCGATTTGAAAAGTTTCTTGAGAAGCAAAACCATCTTgaattcaagcaagaacaagCAAGAAGGTTGCTTTGTTTTACCTGATTTTTGGATCTAATCAACACTGAGATTGCTCCAAGGCTCCATCTTTTCAACTCATTTGTCTTTCCTCCAGAGATTGGGAGCTCGAGCTGATGGATTTGGAGCAAGGGATATGCAGGGCTTAGGGTTTGGTTTTTGTGCGGATGCGCGCGGGGGGACCTTACTACAAAATAGAGCATCATGGAAAACTTTCCATAATTACTAAATAAGTCCTTTTTAGTTGCTTTTTTGTGCAAAAGAATTTTTGACTACCGTAATTATTAAAACTTCAAGtgcttttatataaaattaaagtttttattatgtatGCCCCTGACTAAAAGAGGGACTAATAATGAAAATTCTCATTCATATTAACTCAGTAAGcaaaattattaagaaaaaataatcattaacaAGCAATGTAATCATTAAAAGTATCATTTTAATGTGTAAATCCAAATGTTCCAAATCTTTTCTCTTTATATCCAATAATCCACAGATTCCAAACTTGGAAAAAAGAGAACATTTGATCATGTTGTTCTATTCTTGAAGTTCTGGAAAAACAAGTTTGAATGAAGTATTGTACAATAACAAGGTCTCAATGTCTCATAATGTTCcaatattcaattattttatctACAATAATGTTAACAAGAATGAGTAGTAAAATTCcacataaataaaaagtattaaaaGTCCACAACTTAGTCCATGAACACTGGATATAAgtttaaaaacaagataaatatattcatttttatcattGAAGAGTACAAATATGTTCAATTTCACTTTTGCCTTTgaataacataaatatattaattacttcAGTCTGTGATACCCCAACAAAAAACTAAGATGAAAATTTTGTACACAAACCACAGCAGAAACAGAGAATTCCAAACTAACAGCCTCAAAATGTTCTTCGACGAAGTAGCAGCAGCAGTGGAATCCATTCAATTCGAGGATTCTCTCAGAGTTGAGTAAAATCCAATGTGTACATGGCAGACgaccatttttttttggatgcTCGGCAAATTAGTAATCAAAAGATCCTGTTATAACTGCAACACCAACAAGGAAAGTGAATCTCATTTTGATTATCAAAGATAACATTATTTACTCCTTCTTGAATTGTTAGATGCAAAGAGGAAAAAGTCTTGTCATCCCCACAACTTGAGTTGTGAAACCCTCAATCGTGAAACCCTCAATCGTCCTTTCCATTTATCCTCtcccccttgccatggcaagtgggggGCAATCACCCCCTCCTGTTTTGCAGTCTAAGTCCTGGGCGGATGTAGCTGCTACACCTCAAGGAAAGGCTAATGTTTCACTGTTAGCTGATGGACCAGtgctaaataaaatgaaagcGAACTCCTCCAATTTCGTCCGTCTGGACCAAGAGACCATCTCCAGAGCTCGGATGCGGTTTCAAACGGCACTCTATGGGAAGTTTTTCGGTAAACCACCACCTTTCgaacaagtaaaagagatacTGACTGTGAAATGGAAGGACCTTGGTCTATTCCAGATCTCCGATTTACCGAATGGGT contains:
- the LOC120250615 gene encoding transcription termination factor MTERF15, mitochondrial-like, translating into MVLLLKKLFKSNILYSYTFCFSTTIIHSKTITKTQSIVVDYLLSRFGFSREKAAWASKHLDRLKFLEKAETVLDFLKSYSFDDSQIKKLVSLYPKALCCNVERNLKPKFEGLQSLGFSGQELVHLILSNYMVLGCNFERNVRPKIEFWEEILGSFELMSKSLRGKQCILSFSLEQRALPNLAFLREFGVSNERITLIVQRHPRFLAQKPDELKELAEKVEGMGIRRDSRMFVWALNTLRMVSKTKFDGKLEVLKSLGWSEADFLLAFQKNPIFLTVSETMLKKKIDFLVNEAGCKPSELAQSPTLLMFSLEKRLIPRYHVMQVLKSKRLNNVNYSLLSTMSYSEKMFVKNFLLCRKKDAPELYDWYISSCKGSEHSHSVLKPVDKCVL